Proteins encoded within one genomic window of Xylophilus sp. GOD-11R:
- a CDS encoding EAL domain-containing protein, which translates to MASPINGYRPGRFGRTAWEWLVLGCTVVALGGWGAWSSYLEHTRISAYEQRRLETQIRILDDRLAAQLASLAGALDGVRDAPEIFDRSDAGALTSRRLRALRRLVPGVQTLALVDTQGVTRAATEPELVGRSVAEQPFFTEARDHAREPDALRVLRLPAGSVPGIGEGAAVVRTLSNSGDFNGVAFGVLGDKSLQDMLGSIIYASDMRLTLATGDGRVLASAAGSRGDVAAAAVAPADRLEARYQVHVGPLRIDQPLFVVAERSRSAIDAPRRGRAIALFTVYLCTSLACAAGLSLSQRRRRERELSHRLDLEERRTEAERLDFILAGGSIGLWDWDVAARRIDFNGRWHDMLGLRIGDIGAGPDDWLSLVHPDDLPELRAAIARHWESDVSVHETEYRVRHRDGSWIWLLDRGKVLQRDGQGAPLRIVGAHMDVTSHKRADEALRRSEARFRALTELSSDWYWELDAQHRFAHFEGYSDTEIGMPREDNIGLTRWDLGALNMTDADWSRHRAVLDAHEVFQDLELQRLDTQGNVYWVSISGAPFFDAEGHFGGYRGIGRSITERKRVEDEIERLAFYDALTGLPNRRLLLDRLTAALARCRERSLRGALLFIDLDNFKDLNDTMGHDVGDTLLERVANRIVTCGRPGDMVARLGGDEFVVMLEGLPGDEQAAEDAVRGVAEHVLEVLNHPYLLEGYQHHSTPSVGIALFDGDLRSVDDLLKRADLAMYQAKAAGRNTLCFFHPDMQEAVTARSALEADLRNAIAHDELLLYFQPVVDHHNRLMGAEVLLRWRHPVRGMVMPGDFIALAEQTGLILALGNWVLETACRQLVDWAEHADTRDLSLAVNVSARQFRQVDFVETVLSVLERTGARPDRLKIELTESLLLNDVEDIIAKMSALKAHGVGFSLDDFGTGYSSLSYLKRLPLDQLKIDQSFVRDVLTDPNDAAIVNTILALARSLDLGVVAEGVETEGQLDFLRQGGCTAFQGYFFSRPAPPQEMLARWSVRGPVESVAGG; encoded by the coding sequence TTGGCTTCTCCTATCAACGGGTACCGGCCCGGACGTTTCGGCCGCACCGCCTGGGAATGGCTGGTGCTCGGTTGTACCGTGGTGGCACTCGGCGGCTGGGGCGCCTGGTCGTCGTATCTGGAACACACACGCATCAGCGCCTACGAGCAGCGCCGCCTCGAAACGCAGATCCGCATCCTCGACGACCGCCTGGCCGCGCAACTGGCAAGTCTCGCCGGCGCGCTCGACGGTGTGCGCGACGCCCCCGAAATCTTCGACCGCAGCGACGCCGGTGCGCTCACCTCACGGCGACTGCGCGCGCTCCGGCGCCTGGTGCCGGGCGTGCAGACGCTGGCGCTGGTCGACACGCAAGGCGTCACCCGCGCCGCGACCGAGCCCGAGCTGGTGGGGCGCAGCGTGGCCGAACAGCCTTTTTTCACCGAGGCGCGCGACCATGCCCGCGAGCCGGATGCGCTACGGGTGCTGCGCCTGCCGGCCGGCAGCGTGCCGGGCATCGGGGAGGGCGCGGCAGTGGTCCGGACGCTCTCCAATTCCGGTGATTTCAACGGTGTCGCGTTCGGGGTGCTGGGCGACAAGAGCCTGCAGGACATGTTGGGCTCCATCATCTATGCGAGCGACATGCGGCTGACGCTGGCCACCGGGGACGGTCGCGTGCTGGCCTCGGCGGCCGGCTCGCGCGGCGACGTGGCTGCGGCGGCGGTCGCGCCGGCCGACCGCCTGGAAGCGCGTTACCAGGTGCATGTCGGCCCGCTGCGGATCGACCAGCCCCTGTTCGTGGTGGCCGAGCGCTCGCGTTCGGCGATCGATGCGCCCCGGCGCGGCCGCGCCATCGCGCTGTTCACCGTCTACCTGTGTACGTCGCTGGCCTGCGCGGCCGGCCTGTCGCTGTCGCAGCGCCGGCGCCGCGAACGTGAGCTGAGCCATCGCCTCGATCTGGAAGAACGGCGCACCGAAGCCGAGCGGCTGGACTTCATCCTGGCAGGCGGCAGCATCGGCTTGTGGGACTGGGACGTCGCGGCCCGCCGAATCGACTTCAACGGCCGTTGGCACGACATGCTCGGCCTGCGGATCGGCGACATCGGCGCCGGTCCGGACGACTGGTTGTCGCTGGTGCATCCGGATGACCTGCCCGAGCTGCGAGCAGCCATCGCCCGGCATTGGGAAAGCGACGTGTCGGTACACGAGACCGAGTACCGCGTGCGGCACCGCGACGGCAGCTGGATCTGGCTGCTCGACCGCGGCAAGGTGCTGCAGCGCGATGGCCAGGGCGCGCCGCTGCGCATCGTGGGCGCGCACATGGACGTCACCTCGCACAAGCGCGCCGACGAGGCCCTGCGCCGGAGTGAAGCGCGCTTCCGGGCGCTGACCGAACTCTCGTCCGACTGGTACTGGGAGCTCGACGCCCAGCACCGTTTCGCGCATTTCGAGGGCTACTCCGACACCGAGATCGGCATGCCGCGCGAAGACAACATCGGCCTGACCCGGTGGGACCTGGGCGCGCTCAACATGACCGACGCCGACTGGTCCCGCCACCGCGCGGTGCTCGACGCGCACGAGGTTTTTCAGGACCTGGAACTGCAGCGCCTGGACACCCAGGGCAATGTGTACTGGGTGTCGATCAGCGGCGCACCCTTCTTCGACGCGGAAGGTCACTTCGGCGGCTATCGCGGCATCGGCCGCAGCATCACCGAGCGCAAGCGGGTCGAGGACGAGATCGAGCGGCTGGCCTTCTACGACGCGCTGACCGGCCTGCCCAACCGCCGCCTGTTGCTCGACCGGCTCACCGCCGCGCTCGCGCGCTGCCGCGAGCGTTCGCTGCGTGGCGCGCTGTTGTTCATCGACCTGGACAACTTCAAGGACCTCAACGACACGATGGGCCACGACGTGGGCGACACGCTGCTGGAGCGCGTGGCCAACCGCATCGTGACCTGCGGCCGGCCCGGCGACATGGTGGCGCGCCTGGGCGGCGACGAGTTCGTGGTCATGCTCGAAGGCCTCCCCGGCGACGAGCAGGCCGCCGAAGACGCGGTGCGCGGCGTGGCAGAGCATGTGCTGGAGGTGCTCAACCACCCTTATCTGCTCGAGGGCTACCAGCACCACAGCACGCCCAGCGTCGGTATCGCGCTGTTCGACGGCGACCTCCGGAGCGTGGACGATCTGCTCAAGCGCGCCGACCTGGCGATGTACCAGGCCAAGGCGGCCGGGCGCAACACGCTGTGCTTCTTCCACCCGGACATGCAGGAAGCCGTGACCGCCCGGTCGGCCCTCGAGGCCGATCTGCGCAACGCGATTGCCCACGACGAACTGCTGCTGTATTTCCAGCCGGTGGTCGACCACCACAACCGCCTCATGGGCGCCGAGGTGCTGCTGCGCTGGCGGCACCCGGTGCGCGGCATGGTGATGCCGGGCGACTTCATCGCGCTGGCCGAGCAGACCGGGCTGATCCTGGCGCTGGGCAACTGGGTGCTGGAGACGGCCTGCCGGCAATTGGTGGACTGGGCCGAGCATGCCGACACCCGCGATCTCAGCCTGGCGGTGAACGTGAGCGCACGGCAGTTCCGGCAGGTCGATTTCGTCGAGACGGTGTTGTCGGTGCTGGAGCGCACCGGTGCGCGGCCGGATCGCCTGAAGATCGAGCTGACCGAGAGCCTGCTGCTCAACGACGTGGAAGACATCATCGCCAAGATGTCCGCGCTCAAGGCCCACGGCGTGGGCTTCTCGCTGGACGATTTCGGCACCGGGTATTCGTCGCTGAGCTACCTCAAGCGCTTGCCGCTGGACCAGCTGAAGATCGACCAGTCCTTCGTGCGCGACGTGCTCACCGACCCCAACGACGCGGCCATCGTGAACACCATCCTGGCGCTGGCGCGCAGCCTCGACCTGGGCGTGGTCGCCGAGGGCGTGGAGACCGAAGGGCAGCTCGACTTCCTGCGCCAGGGCGGGTGTACCGCCTTCCAGGGCTACTTCTTCAGCCGGCCCGCGCCGCCGCAGGAGATGCTGGCGCGCTGGTCGGTGCGCGGCCCGGTGGAGAGCGTGG